Part of the Flavobacterium sp. MDT1-60 genome, GGTCGCTTCCATTCCCTGAAAATGCGTAAACAATCCGTCCGGCAACGAAACAATAAAGTCCTGCGCCTTCATTTTCGGAATAGTAACTTTCAAAGTATAAACCGTATCCTTTTCAGTATTATAAGAAATATAAGGTTTTACTTTTATTTTATTCAATTGCATGGTAGAAGTGCTGTCGATGGAAATGAAATCATCTCCCAGTAAAAAGCGATAATCAAAACGGGCATTTTTGATCACAACATCTTTGCTGGCAATTTTTGGGTGATTGATTTTTAAATTGGTAATCGAAGTATAACCGTCAATGTGTAATTCGCTTCCGTCTTTATCAATGTTTTCAACATTCAGTCGAATAGAATCAAAACTTGCTTTAAGATTATAACGTTCATCTAAATACGGAACACGAATGGCGCCGGTATCCAGATTAAAAAATCGAATATCTGCTTTTTTGTTTCTGGGATCGGCAAAACCTTTTATGTTCCAGCGTTGGTCAAAATCCTTGCTTTGAACGTGAAGATTGGTTTCGAGCTGTTTGTTGTCTAAAACGAGTTTGCTAATCGCAATTGAAGCTTTTTTACCATTATCATCAATTCTGAAATTTAGGTTTTCCAAATTCATATCTGTCGGAACTAAATTCAGTAGCTGTGAGATAATACGATAGGCAAAAGTGGCGTATTTACGTTTTTCATTATTATCTGACTCTGATTTATCCCTTTTCAGAAAAGCATCAAAATTTCGAACTTTTCCTTTTTTTACAAATTGAACGTAGCCATTGTTGATTTTCAACGTTCCAACCTGAACATTACCAATCAATAAATTCGATAAGCTGATACTGGTTTCAATTTTATGGATGTGAAAAAGTGTATCAGCATTTTTTGGAACCAGAATTACATCTGTTAATTTAATCGTGGACAAACCATCAAACGAGGCCGATTTTACTGAAAAAGTACTGTTATAATCGACATTCATTTTGCGGGTTACTTTGGCAATGGCTTGTTTTAAAAGCGAATCGCGAAAAAAGTAAAGTCCTGAAAAAAGCACTGCTAATACCAGGGCAAGTACTAAGAGTGCTTTGTAAATTTTTTGTTTTGGAAAATTCATAAAGTAGGTTTATAAAAAATTAACCAAATAAAATACTGGCTACATCTTCAATTTTAGCAACAAGCTCAATCTTGATTCCGGTATTTTTTAAGGCGATTTTATTGTATTTGGATACAAAGATAGTATTGAAGCCTAATTTTTCAGCTTCCTGAATACGCTGATCTACGCGGTTTACCGGACGAATTTCTCCTGAAAGACCAACTTCTCCGGCAAAACAAAAACCTTTTGTAACCGGAATGTCTTCGTTTGAAGACAAAATGGCGGCAACAACGGCTAAGTCTATTGCAGGATCATCGACTGAAATTCCACCTGTTACGTTCAGAAAAACATCTTTGGCACCTAAACGAAATCCGGCTCTTTTTTCTAAAACAGCCAATATCATGTTTAGTCTCTTTGCGTTGTAACCTGTAGTGCTTCGCTGAGGTGTTCCGTAAACTGCGGTACTCACAAGCGATTGTATTTCGATCATTAACGGACGCATACCTTCCATCGTAGTGGCAATCGCAGTTCCGGACATCTCTTCGTCTTTATGGGAAATCAATATTTCTGAAGGATTGCTTACTTCTCGCAAACCGCTTCCTAACATTTCATAAATTCCCAATTCAGCTGTTGAGCCAAAACGATTTTTTAAGGAACGTAAAATTCGGTAAACGTGATTTCGATCGCCTTCAAATTGCAAAACGGTATCGACCATATGTTCTAAAATCTTTGGTCCGGCGATATTTCCGTCTTTCGTAATATGTCCGATTAGAATAACCGGAATATTGGTTTCCTTAGCAAATTTGATTAACTCGGCCGTTGTTTCTCTAATTTGAGAAATACTCCCAGCCGT contains:
- the radA gene encoding DNA repair protein RadA, which encodes MSKVKTSFFCQNCGTQYAKWQGQCNACKEWNTIAEEIIQKQEKVAWKSEPTATGKVPRPLKINEIDSAQEIRMDTTDGELNRVLGGGIVPGSLTLLGGEPGIGKSTLLLQISLKLPYKTLYVSGEESQKQIKMRAERITPNSDNCYILTETKTQNIFKQIEAIQPEIVIIDSIQTLHTDYIESTAGSISQIRETTAELIKFAKETNIPVILIGHITKDGNIAGPKILEHMVDTVLQFEGDRNHVYRILRSLKNRFGSTAELGIYEMLGSGLREVSNPSEILISHKDEEMSGTAIATTMEGMRPLMIEIQSLVSTAVYGTPQRSTTGYNAKRLNMILAVLEKRAGFRLGAKDVFLNVTGGISVDDPAIDLAVVAAILSSNEDIPVTKGFCFAGEVGLSGEIRPVNRVDQRIQEAEKLGFNTIFVSKYNKIALKNTGIKIELVAKIEDVASILFG
- a CDS encoding transglycosylase domain-containing protein; the encoded protein is MNFPKQKIYKALLVLALVLAVLFSGLYFFRDSLLKQAIAKVTRKMNVDYNSTFSVKSASFDGLSTIKLTDVILVPKNADTLFHIHKIETSISLSNLLIGNVQVGTLKINNGYVQFVKKGKVRNFDAFLKRDKSESDNNEKRKYATFAYRIISQLLNLVPTDMNLENLNFRIDDNGKKASIAISKLVLDNKQLETNLHVQSKDFDQRWNIKGFADPRNKKADIRFFNLDTGAIRVPYLDERYNLKASFDSIRLNVENIDKDGSELHIDGYTSITNLKINHPKIASKDVVIKNARFDYRFLLGDDFISIDSTSTMQLNKIKVKPYISYNTEKDTVYTLKVTIPKMKAQDFIVSLPDGLFTHFQGMEATGNFDYKLDFKFNKNKPNTLVFDSKMNKEDLRITKYGEANLNKLNGEFVYRAIIQNVQQRPILVGNANPNYTPLDQISPYLRKSVLTTEDPSFFSHRGFINEAFKQSILKNIRTKKFSRGASTISMQLIKNVFLTREKTLSRKLEEILLVYILENNRIASKERMLEVYFNIIEWGPNVYGIGEASHFYFQKAPSALNVDECLFLATIIPKPRKFMYQFNDEGNLRDYAVKNQKFLKNLMFRRGLLIPEDTLGQLPVYISGNARSLIKIKAPDSTAIPVDSLATDGEFDL